The Gossypium hirsutum isolate 1008001.06 chromosome D02, Gossypium_hirsutum_v2.1, whole genome shotgun sequence region GCGACCCTCAAATAATTAGCTTGAATCTTTGGGCCACGAAGTAAAGTCATGTActtttccatcacccttcttttGCTATGTTTCTTGGGATATATTCGGGCAGCCATATTATCTTTCACTTTATCAAAAAATtcgttttccatgacaagctttctaatttagtaatcaaaTTTGAATCAACACCTTCTTTCTAAGATgaaaaatgcaatgcaatcataaccaaaacaaagcgaaacaggttagtacaaagcaGAAGCAGACAAGAAAAATAGAGTACATATTCGGGTAACCACTAAGGGTTTGAAGTGGCTCTaactagggtgggctcctaaggtcttctacacgtggtttggttctaaagcaaATGTACtaaaaccagcagattcctcgatcctcacctatcacaggctcatatagaccgagttcagttcaggggaatacatttccctatggccatgaggagatgaaaatctcacgaagacataggtacagatgtatcccggaagcgattcactatcctatgcggaggtgaaaacctcacgaaggcgtagtttctcactcccacttaaaagggtgtgaccaacggtcatgcaatgtaaTGTGTAGAAAGATACCGAAACTTAAACTAACACAGCAATTATAAACTACAATGATGAAGATCATAATAAAGATGGATAAAATGTAACGAATGGATTGTATATTTAAATTAGGTTTTCAATCTTTGACAAAGagataaaaaataatcaactcgtggcttgacacTCTTATTTtgagtccccagtggagtcgccaagctgttggcaccatttttttgataaaacagggtcgacttggattttaaaaatgaaaacgaatgagagtcaccaccaatcctttttgatgaggtgtgatagGGCCACCTTGAAaagtagttgtttttaataaacaatttaattttattaaaacaacgattttggtctgtgAAATCCAGAAAAataggttcgagagtcggttatatacgaggaaggattagcaccctcgtaacgcccaaaattggtacctagttgattaattaatgtcttagtgtcgaagattgaaaactttaaagagattttaaatacgatcctttattgaaatgtttgaaaattttcgagaaaatgacatatttcacgttaatcgagaaagagactTATATCCAGTAAGTCAGGACACAATATCTTGAATTCCTAATGCACGAATGAAtaccaaaatttacttatttaaaatgatatttaattatctcgagtttagaaaagggatcatgcccagtaagttaggacacgatcttttcttaattcccgagatcgtttaaaaacttgaggaaaaaaaagggatcatgcccagtaagttaggacacgatctcttcttaattcccgagatcgtttaaaacttaagtttgaaaagattcgtgtatttagatttattgtgaaaatcaaaacccagtaagttagggtacgaccttctcgaatctaaacacgagattttgcttatccaaaaatcataatttatgaattgaataaaattaatctaacacgaaaCGGTAGAAATGAAACACGGTGTCAATATGcgtaataaaacaaaaatgaatacgatgatgtaaaaataatacgagcaataacAACGAAAATAAGACAATGAAAAGGacaaatcaataacatacaaaataataagcatatatatatatgtgtgtacataaatatataaattataagataaacaaaaaaaaatataagtatgtatatatatatataaattatataaaaaaatgtgtacgtatattataaaaatgtatgcatgcctatatatatataacaaaattttggATTTACAAAGGTGTAAACGAATAAATAATAAATGCTAATACAAAATTAATGAtgatagtattaataatatttaaacaattaatttaatagtaaaatgaCTACAATAATAGATtggggattaaattaaaaataaacaaagttttagggtcgaaattaaaaaaagaaaagcacaaaaaggactaaatcacaacaCGTGTGAAAGGAAAATGACCGAAAAGGGAAATATTCCCTTGCTGATCAAACGGCGTTGTTCCACTGAGGCGCGTGTGCATGGTCtagggaccaaattaaaatagaagaaaaatttTGTGGCCAAAattgcaaatatatgaaaaaactaCATTGAAAGCGGCTCAAAAGTGGAGGGACTGATTGCGAAATAGACCCTTCCACAAAAACAGGCGGATCCCACTAGCGGGTCGGGTTGGTTGGATCGGGTtaggccaaaacgacgccgttttgggcgttTTGGAGCTGggccaaaacggtgccgttttacgcgcctataaaagtaaaattttttccaaaaaatcattTCCCCCCTTTtcagagaaaaaaaaaccaaaaatgctCTCACTTCCCTTTTCTTCTCCGGCCAAGGGTCCGGTCCTCACCCGTCGCCACCATGTGCGGCGGTCAGAAAGCTAAAAAGCTTTCATTTTTACGCCGAATCGTCCCTCTGACACTCCGAACACTCCAACGTCGTcaaataggtaaaaaaaaatcttttttattatttaatgcttcaaaaataaaaataaagaaaagaaaaaaaaacaatcaccTTTAAAAAAACTGACTtctgcttttattttatttctctttgtttttttttaaaaaaaaacccccaATTACAATGGTTTACAATCGATTTTTATACCGAAATACAAAATCCTATCTCTTCCCCCTTGTGCTGTGGTTTGCTTTCTCTTTATTGTTTGCAGGTAACTAATGCGGCAAGTGGGCAAGTGGCGATGTTAGACGAAGCAGGTGGCGATGGGACGTGCCGACGGTGGCGGCAGAAGGGTCTGAATACTGTAGGTGCGGCGCTGTAGCACTAGGGTTTgacttgttcttttttttttgatttgatGCTTTGGGCTGTTAGGGTTTGGGTAGTTGGGGTTGTATTTGTTGGGTTGGTAGGTTAGTTTGGGGGGGGTTAATTGTTTTGGGTTTTGGGCCTGGGataaaattgggcttgtacattAATCATGttaattatttggactaactaaATCATTACTTAATCACCTTCTAACTAATCATGCTAACATACATATTTTTGTTGGAATGAGTATATTTAAGGAAAAGTTCACTTTAATGTTTTAACTGGAATTATTAACCAtgttaattatttagattaaCGAATTGTATTATAAATGTAGATGAAAAATGtttcaaattaatttatattGACTAACTCTCAAATCCAAGTATAATAAAAGGACCAAAGCCACAATTTGACATAGTAAAAgtagatgagaaaattatttaaattaaagtataaaaacctcaaatataaatataataaaaggattaaatataaatataataaattgaatCTCACCCTCTATAAAAGTGGAGCAAATAAAGTATCAACAAAGTTTAATATACTAATACTTGGGGTTGGATTAAGTTTGTGAGTAAAATAATCACATCACTCATTGGCAAAGCATGaatgtgattatgatatggtTTTTTTTCTGAAGTATAACTATGTTGGAGTTGATAGCATCGGTTAGAATACATTTATAAATGATTATATAACATttaatcatgtatatatttttggacatatattttcaatgatttaataacttaaaaatcccacacattattatatatgtaaaatgtaAATAGAAGCTACATCATTATTTCATGAAATAACATCATAGAGAATGTGATAGCAGAGTTCATTCTCAGCAATATATGTGAAACTAATTAGGAATCAAACTGTCTTCAATAGTTAGATGGAGGTGGAGGTATGAAAGGAATGGAAGGCAAGCTGCTGCTGGGAAGTGGTGGAAGAATAGTGATAAGCTTAGGCTAAGATGGTGGGATTGTTGGTAGCTTTGGGATTCAAGGCAATATAGGAGGAAGTGGTGGAATTGGTACGCTGGGAAGTGGTGGAAGAATGGGGGTAGGGTTAGGAAGTGGTGGAATTGGTACTGGTACTCTAGGAAGTGGTGGAAGACTGGGGGTAAGGTTAGGAAGTGGTGGAATTGGGAATCCAGGCAGTGGTGGAAGAATGGGGGGAAGTGGTGGAATTCGTAATCTAGGAGGTGGTGGAATTGGTAAAATAGTTACTTGCTGAAGATTTCGAGCTGCTAGGCTAACCTCCATGCTTGAAAAACCCAACAAAATGAAACAAGCTAATAAAATGAAAACGTTGGAACCTGCCTTTTTTTTTTGGAGAGATGAACTAAAGATTGAAGATTTGAGTTGAGGTTTGCATTGAGGAAAGCAGGATTGCTTTTCAGGTATTTATAGCCACATTTGAAagacttttttaattatttgtttgagATATTATTCCCCTACTTAGCATACTACCTTTTCTCACCCATCTGTCATCaccaacaaaaaaaagaagaagaagataaattaGACTCatccttaaacttaaaaatattctgaATGAGTCCATTTGTCTAATGTTAGTTAAAAATTAAATGCTTTTAAATTTTGTGTGAACTATATCTTTCTATTTCCATTTACCTAATGccagttaaaaaataaatatttttttatataatgagtGTATATTTGACTTAAGTATGTGGCGctctattaaaaaaaaattaaattaggtggatcaaatttaaatattagataacTATACATGTTGGTACTTAAACTTGGCTTTAGAGTTCAAATTGGTATTTAAGATTTTTTGTTGTCCAATTAAAGGTTGAATTTAAATTAGATAGTTGAACTTGATTTCTTAGTTCAAATTAGTGCTTAATTATTTGAACCCAAGCTTAGATACTAAAATGTTtggtataatattaaattaaaaaaattcaagatgtaaatactaatttaacatttaaactagTTGCCCCATACAGCTACAATGGTAATGATAGAAGAAAAGTAATTGAATGGGATTAGGAGATGAAGGTCCTA contains the following coding sequences:
- the LOC107907727 gene encoding uncharacterized PE-PGRS family protein PE_PGRS24; this translates as MFSLPSSSPAKGPVTDAASGQVAVSSEAGGDGTVWVVGVVFVGLVTNAASGQVAMLDEAGGDGTCRRWRQKGLNTVGAALFGIQGNIGGSGGIGTLGSGGRMGVGLGSGGIGTGTLGSGGRLGVRLGSGGIGNPGSGGRMGGSGGIRNLGGGGIGKIVTC